The genomic segment CTCAGGCGCCTGCTGCCACAGCTCAAATACATACAGAGCCGCAACCGCAAAGCCGAGCGGAACGCGAATGCGCCTCGCTATCCGCTGCCAGCGGCTGATCCAGTCTTGCTGCGGCTTTTCGGCAGTAGTCATCGAGCAGTCTCCGAGGTCAGCACTTCATCCACGGCTTCCAGCACGTCTTCAGGGCTAATCGTAAGCAGCCCGGCCTCGGGCTCGTCCAGCCTCGCGTGGTTCCGCTGGCTGAATGGGCTGCGCAGCACCTTGAATCGCGTGCCGTAAGGACCATTCCGCGCTGGATCCGTGGGCCCGTAGATGCCCACCACCGGACGTGCCAGCGCACAGGCCAGATGAATCGGCCCGGTATCGCCCCCGATCGCCAGAGCCACGCGACGGTTGATGGCGATCAATTGCGGCAGCGAACAGTGCACCGGCATCGCCGCTCGGTTCGACTGCACTTTGATCGCGTCGGCCAGTTCCTCTTCGCCCGGCGCGGCATTTACCAGCACACGGAAGCCGCGAGCCGCCAAGGACGCCGCCACGGAAGCATATCGCTCAGCCGGCCAGCGCTTCGAACCCCACCCCGCTCCCGGAATCAGCAGCGCCACCGGATCCTTCCCAAACGGCGCAAATAGCCCGTCGCACCACGTCTCCGCATGAGGGTCCACCGGCAACAGCGGCTGAACCGGTTCGAGCGCATCGCCTGCCACCGCCGCCGCAACTTCTACGTCCTGCTCGATCACGTGCCGGCCGGTCGTTGCAACACGCTCGGTGAACAGCCACTTGGCCGCCCACTCTCGCGGGTCCGATTCGCCGATCCGTCGCACTGCCCCCGTCAGGCATCCCAGCCCCGCCGACCGCACGGCCCCCTGGAAGTCGATCACGGCATCGTACTCGGCCGCCTTCAGCTCCGCCCGCAATTCCTTGATTTCGTGAGTCGTCCGGCTGCTCAGAGGAGACTTCCCCCAAGCCTTGACTGGCGCCAGGTGCAGTTGGTCCACAAGTGGTTGCGAGGGTGAGAGGGGCTCGGCGGGCGTGCCATTCGCCGCGGTCAGCAGGTGCCGCCAGTTCGGCTCAATTACCCAGCCAATCATCCAGGAGGGATGCTCCCGGCGCAATGCCGTCACC from the Occallatibacter riparius genome contains:
- a CDS encoding glycosyltransferase family 9 protein; translation: MHTQSKFRLLVVRLGAMGDILHALPAVTALRREHPSWMIGWVIEPNWRHLLTAANGTPAEPLSPSQPLVDQLHLAPVKAWGKSPLSSRTTHEIKELRAELKAAEYDAVIDFQGAVRSAGLGCLTGAVRRIGESDPREWAAKWLFTERVATTGRHVIEQDVEVAAAVAGDALEPVQPLLPVDPHAETWCDGLFAPFGKDPVALLIPGAGWGSKRWPAERYASVAASLAARGFRVLVNAAPGEEELADAIKVQSNRAAMPVHCSLPQLIAINRRVALAIGGDTGPIHLACALARPVVGIYGPTDPARNGPYGTRFKVLRSPFSQRNHARLDEPEAGLLTISPEDVLEAVDEVLTSETAR